The Phaeacidiphilus oryzae TH49 region GATCCGATCACCATCGACGGGCCCGGCCCGCAGGTGGTCGTCCTCAAGGACCCTGGACTGCCGGCCCGGTACATGGAGCTGGTGGCCGCATCCCCGCCGTCGTGGACCCGGTCGGCCCGCTCCGCCCGCTACGACCCCCGCCGCGCGAAGCGGCCGATCATCGTGAGCGACGTCCGCGGCCCGCACGAGGGCTCCCTCGGGGTGTTCACCCGCACCGATGACGAGCGGCAGCGCCTCGACTGGATCCTGGACGCCGGATCGGTGTTGCTGCTGCAGGTCCCGCAGGGCACCGGCTGGGACGCGGACATGTATGTGTCGGTCGGCGACAGCACCGAGGCCCGATCCGGGGTGGTTACCGAGCCGTGGCGCACGTGGACGCTGCCGCTGGTCGAGGTCGACCGGCCCGGCGGCGGACTGGCCGGATCCGCTGGCCGCACCTGCCAGACGGTGCTGAATGAGGCCGCCACGGGGCAGGTCCTCCTCGCGATGTATGCCAGCGGGCTGGGGTTGCTTACCGGAATCCAGGGCAGCTGACGGGAGGCCACCTGCATGTACCCGGTGACCTCCCAGTTCCTGGACGCCATCGCGCACAGCCACACCATGTCCGCCCGCGTCGACGCCGCCTACAACGGCGCGGCGACGAAGAACGATCTGACGTTCCATGACGGCACGGTCACCCTCGACCGCGGCAGCAAAATCCGCCGGCAGCTGTCGCTGACCGTCAGTGATCCGAGCCTCCTGCCGCGGGCGGTCACGGACACGCTGGGGGCCGGGGGGCAGACCCTGACCGCCTACCGCGGGGTGCGCTACCCCAGCGGCGTGGTCGAGCTGGCCACGCTCGGCACGTTCTCCATCACCGAGGTGTCCGGCGATCGGGACCTCGGCCCGGTCACCCTCTCGGCGAGCAGCGCCGAGGCACTGCTGCAGGCCGACCCGTTCGAGACCGCGACCACCACCAAGGGCTACAGCACCTGCCTGGACGCGATCACCTACCTGATCCACCAGACCATCCCCGGCGCCACCATCACCAACCGCACCGGCGCCAACCCGGCGCTGCCCACGATGAGTTGGGACGCCGGCGCCGACCGGTGGGACGCGGTCACGTCGATCGCCACCGCCATGAGCGGCGAGATCTACGTCGACCACGGCGGGGCGTTCATCATCGCTCCCGTCCCCAACCCGCTGACCGGGCCGGTTGTGTGGGAGATCGCGCCGGGTGGCGTGATGCTCACCGATACCCGCGGGCAGACCTTGACCGGCGTCTACAACGGCGTCGTCGTGACCGGCGACAACACCAGCAGCGGCAGCGCTCCGGTGACCGGCTCCGCGTACCTCACCGACACCAGCAACCCCCTGTACTGGGGCGGCCCGGCCGGCAAGCGCACCTACAGCTACCAGTCGTCTGCCGTGGTGACGTCCGGACAGGCCACGCAGGTTGCCCAGACCCTGCTCGCGCAGTACGGCGCGCCGCACACCACGGTCGGCGTGGGCTGCGTCCCTAACCCGGCCCTGCAGCCGGGAGACATCGTGCGCGTGCGGCACAACGGACGGCAGCGCCGACCTGGCCGTCGTCCAAACCGTCACCATCCCGATGGCGCTCAGCGGGGATTTCGGCGTGACCTTCTGGGATGCCCGTTCCGACACGACCAGCTAGGAGGGCCCGGTGACCGCGCTCGCAGACGCCATCACCCGCGCCATCAACAAGGCCGTCGGCCAGGCCGCCGACTGGCAGCGCGGCACCGTCACCGCGCTGAACGGCACCACCACCGTCGATGTGCAGATCGGCGGTGCCACCGTGCCCGACGTCCCGCGGCTGGCCACCTACACCACTGCCGCCGTCGGTGATGTTGTCATCGTTCACCGCTCATCCACCGGCGCCCGCTACACCCCCGGCCCGCTCCACACCTGAACGACGGAGGACCACCGTGCCCGCCACCGACTCCTACGGCCAGAACGTGCAGTACTTGCAGCTGTCCGACGCGCCCAATCTGGAGCAGCTCGGACAGTGGCTCACCAGCGGCCTGGTCCCGCAGAGCATCATGCGCTTCGAGTCCTCTACGGCCCGCGCCGCGCTTCTCACCGGCGCCCAGGCGCCGCAGGCCGGCATGGTCACCTGGCTCGACTCCGAGCAGCGCATCGACTACTACGACGGGGCCGCGTGGCAGGCCTGGACGCCGGGCGCGTGGATCCCGCTCACCCTGTCCAGCGGCTTCGCCGCGTTCTCCGGGTCCCCTGCGTACCGGATCCTCAACCAACGCGTAGAGATGCGCGGGACCATCCAGAAGAGCGACGGCACCCCCTTCATCAAGAACAGCCTGTTCACCTTCTGCACCCTGCCGGCCGCAGCGGTGCCGAACGGCTACCGCTACTTCACCGTCGCCACCCAGTGGGCCACCGACCTGTACGGCCGCGTCGAGGTGCACCCGGCGCCGGACAACTTCATGCAGGCCCTGATCCCGCAGAGCACCACGACCGGCGCCGCGTGGCTCTCCCTCGACCAGGTCGCCTACTCCCTCGTTTGATCTCGCCAGGAGCAACAGTGATCCAGGGCATCGACGTCTCCGACATCCAGGGGACGCGCTTCTCCACCAAGGGCATCAGCTTCGGCTTCGTGAAGGCGACTGAGGGCCACACCTACACCAACCCCGACCAGAAGGCGCAGGCCGCGATGCTCCGCGGCGCCGGCGCCGTCGTCGGTTTCTACCACTTCCTGTGGCCCGGGAACATCGAGGCCCAGGCCGAGTACTTCGTCAGCAGGTGCGCCAGCGTCGACGGCGACCTGCTGGCCTGCGACTGGGAGACCACCTCGGCCGGCACGGCCGCCAGCGGCGCGGAGAAGGACGCCTTCCTCGCCGCGGTCCGGCGCCTGCGCCCGCAATACAAGGTGCTCCTCTACTGCAACCGCTCGTTCTGGCTGGACCGCGACACCACCTCGGACTGCGGCGACGGCCTGTGGATCGCTGACCCGTCCTCGCCGATGGGGAAGCCCGCGGTGCAGCACCCCTGGACGGTGCACCAGTACTCCGACGTCGGCGGCCTTGACCGCAACGTCGCCAACTTCCCCACCCCCGCCGCGATGCGGGCGTGGGGCGCAGCCACGACCACCACGACCACCACCAGCGAGGACGACATGCCCACTGCCCAGGAAATCGCCGAGGCCGTCTGGGCCTACCAGGTCGACGACGCCACCAAGAGCGGCCCCCAGTACGTGGCGGCCAAGGCCCAGCTCTGGGACGCCACGGCCGCGGCGGCCCACTCCGACAGCGCCACCAAGGCCCTGGTCGCCCAGATCGGCGCGCTGCAGGCCACTGTCGCGGCCATGGCCGCCACCGGCGGCATCACCGCCGAGCAGGTCCAGGCCGCCGCCGAGGCCGGCGCCAAGGCCGCGCTCATCGAGCTCGGCCAGACCCTCCAAGCCACCACTCCCTCGTCCTCCTGACGCGACCCGACTACACCTCACCTCGCAGAAAGAGCCCGCACCATGGACACCGTCTACTCCCTCGCCTCCGGCGCGCTCGGCGTCGCCCTCGCGGCTGTCGCCTGGCTGATCGCTCACTCCCAGCAGATCCTCAAGGTCGTCTCCGCCCTGCCGACCGTGCAGAAGGATCTGGAGACTGTGAAGGCCTCCGTCGAGGAGCACATGGCCGCTGTGAAGAGCGGAACCGAGACCACCGGCCGGGACGTCGAGCAGCTCGCCGAGACCGTCGCCAAGAAGCTCACCGGCTTCGTCTCTGCTCCGGCCATCTCTCCGACCGTGGACTCGACTCCGGACACCCCCGCCCCCGCCGCGGCGCCGGCGGCCACCGCTGAGACCGCGACCACCGCGGTGGTGCCGGGCACCGCCTACGCCGTCACCGCAGACGCCTCCGGCCGCCTGGTCCTCCCGGACGGCTCCGTGCTCACCCCCGCCGCCTGACCCGAGGGACGTGATCCATGCCTGACGAGCTGACGCTCGGCGAGCTCGGGCGCCGGCTCGCCGACATGCACGGCGACCTGAAAGAGGACATCAAGACCCTCTCGGGCCGGGTCGACGGCAAGGTCAGCGCAGACGTGCTCGCGCTCCAGCAGGCGGCACAAGACGAGCGCCATAAGGCCCTGGCCGAGCGGGTCACCTCGATGGAGGCCGCCCGCGCCGCCGACGCCCGACGCATCCACGAGACGCGCCGCTGGCTGATCGCCGCAGTCATCATCCCGATCTTGGCGATCATCATCCCCCTGCTCGCGACGAAGGGAACGCTGTGACCACCCGGCGAATGAGGCTCAGCAGACGGCGGCGAGCCGACCTGTGGGCCGGGATCGGCATCGTGCTCGCCTCCGGCTTCGTCGCGTGGATCGTCCTCACCCTGACCCACCTTGGGGCCCAGGTTCGCACGGACGAGGCGGCCCGGGACGCGCTGGCCCGTCAGGTGCAGCAGCTCGGCGGCACGCCGGTCGCCGGTCCCCCGGGGAGCCGGGGCGCGCCGGGCGGCAGCGGCCCCTCCGGGCCGGCCGGGGCGCCGGGCGCGGCCGGGCCGAGCGGCGCGGCTGGCCCGCCGGGGGCGACCGGGGCCTCGGGGAAGACCGGAGCGACCGGGAAGACCGGGCTGGCCGGGGCCACCGGTCCGTCCGGAGCAGCAGGCGCTCAAGGGTCGCCCGGCGCGGCCGGGCCGAGCGGTGCGGCCGGCCCGGCCGGCCAGAACGGCGCCCAGGGCGAGCAAGGACCCCAAGGCCCCGAGGGGCCGCCCGGCCCGGCTGGCCCTACTGGTCCAGCCGGGGCGGACGGCAAGGACG contains the following coding sequences:
- a CDS encoding DUF5047 domain-containing protein; translation: MYPVTSQFLDAIAHSHTMSARVDAAYNGAATKNDLTFHDGTVTLDRGSKIRRQLSLTVSDPSLLPRAVTDTLGAGGQTLTAYRGVRYPSGVVELATLGTFSITEVSGDRDLGPVTLSASSAEALLQADPFETATTTKGYSTCLDAITYLIHQTIPGATITNRTGANPALPTMSWDAGADRWDAVTSIATAMSGEIYVDHGGAFIIAPVPNPLTGPVVWEIAPGGVMLTDTRGQTLTGVYNGVVVTGDNTSSGSAPVTGSAYLTDTSNPLYWGGPAGKRTYSYQSSAVVTSGQATQVAQTLLAQYGAPHTTVGVGCVPNPALQPGDIVRVRHNGRQRRPGRRPNRHHPDGAQRGFRRDLLGCPFRHDQLGGPGDRARRRHHPRHQQGRRPGRRLAARHRHRAERHHHRRCADRRCHRARRPAAGHLHHCRRR
- a CDS encoding glycoside hydrolase family 25 protein, which produces MIQGIDVSDIQGTRFSTKGISFGFVKATEGHTYTNPDQKAQAAMLRGAGAVVGFYHFLWPGNIEAQAEYFVSRCASVDGDLLACDWETTSAGTAASGAEKDAFLAAVRRLRPQYKVLLYCNRSFWLDRDTTSDCGDGLWIADPSSPMGKPAVQHPWTVHQYSDVGGLDRNVANFPTPAAMRAWGAATTTTTTTSEDDMPTAQEIAEAVWAYQVDDATKSGPQYVAAKAQLWDATAAAAHSDSATKALVAQIGALQATVAAMAATGGITAEQVQAAAEAGAKAALIELGQTLQATTPSSS